A stretch of DNA from Deltaproteobacteria bacterium:
GTGGCCACCACGGTCTTGTTCAGGTTGATTCCCATCATGAGAGCCACATCGCCGCTCTGGGATATGGCCCTTATGGCCAGTCCCAGGCGGGTTTTCTTGATAAAGAGAAACAGGGCCCCGATAAGCACAATGGTAAAGAGGAAGATCAAAATGTTCTCATAACTCAAGCGGATCCCCGCAACCTGGATGATTTTCTCTGGCAGCATCTTCGGAAAGGACTGGGGATTGGCCCCTGTCGGATAGAAATTCTTGATTCCCTCGCGGATTATGATACCCATGGCAACGGTTGCAACCAACACGATCAGGATAGGGGCCTTCCTGAACGGCCTTATGGCGACCCGCTCGACCAGAACCCCGAAAAAGCTCGTGGCCAGGACACCGAGAATCAACGTGATAGCAGTGATCTCCCACGGCGAGAGGACCTGAGTTATCCCCAGCTTCACGAGAATACCGTGAACCGCAAGGGTCAGGAATGCTCCGGCGATGCAGACGTCACCATGGGCAAAATGGATCACGTTCAGCGCACCGAAAAAGAGGGAGAAACCCACCCCTATCAGTGCATATGTGCAGGAGAGCATAAGCCCGTTGATCAGTTGGTCGATGATGACGTGCATTCCGGAGTTCCTGACCCTTTAGAGAGTTCTACGGTTTGGAAGAAAAGCCCGTGTTTCAAAGAAGCTTCCACCCTTGTCCGGTCACTACTTGCTCCTGATAGGCGGGAGCTTGCGTTTGCCTGTGGCGTAGTCGGACTCCTCCCAGATTTTCCAGTCCCCGTCCTGAGCCACGTAGATGACGTTGCCGGTGTGTACGTTCTGGCCGTCTTCGTTGAATGTGATGTGCCCTGTGAGGCCGTCATACACGGTTTTGCGGATCTCCTGGGTCACTTTTTCGCGGTCAGGCCCCACCTTCTCTATGGCATTCATCAAGATATTGGCCGCGTCATAGGCATAGAGACTGTACCAACCCGCAGGCTCCTTGTAGCCCTGCTCGTCATAGGCCTTCTTGAAGGGCTTCCAGGCCTTGAGTTTTTCCATGGCAATGCCCGGTTTGGTCACTATCGTGCCCTCGCTCGCGTCTTTCGTGACTTCAAAGAACTTCTTCGGATAGAGACCGGAATTGGCGGCGTAGAGGAAATCCATTCCCATCTTCTTCATCTGGACTCGGATCAGCGCGCCCTCCATCACCACGTTTCCCGAGTAAATAGCGTCCGGGTTCAGCTCCTGGATTTTTGTCAGGATCGGGCGGAAGTCCTGGGTACCCACCGGGGCGAAGTCCGTGGATACAACCTCCCCGCCGTTCTTCTTTACGGCCTGGCCGAAGTTCTCGGCGTTGGCCACCCCGTACACGGTTGGGTCGGAGATGATGCTCCACCGTTTGTACCCGAGTTTCCCCACGACAAAGGCGGCCAGGTCCTTGTTTTCCACATCGAGGGTAGAGGAGATCCGGGTGATCTCCGGGTAGCCCTGTTTGGTGAGATCCGGATGCATGCAGGCCCAGATCATAAAGGGCATTTTGAATCTGTGGAAGATGTGGATCGTGGCAAAAGCAACGGGGCTGTTCCAATGGCCGCAAGCGGCAATGACCTTCGGATCCGAGGTCAGTTTCAGGGCCGCTCCCACGCCGGTGGCAGGGGTCGACTCGTCGTCGAGGAAGATCACCTTATACTTGTACTTGTACTTGCCGGATGCATTTGCCTGTTTCACTGCCAGGTCGAAGCAGTTCTTGGCCCCAAGGCCCTCGTAGGCGCTTCCACCGGAGAAAGGCCCTATGAATCCCAGCTTGACGACTTTCTTAGCCAGGACCGCCCCTGGAGCTGCAAAGGCCGTGGCCACTGCAAAACAGAGAAAAAGCAAAAGAGTTTTTTTCCGCATTTTTCGACTCCCTCCTCGTTCTAGGTGGAATGATCTCTTGGTCACTGAGCCAAAAAAAACCGATGGTGCGGTCAAAATCGTACCCCTCTGCCTCACCCCCTTTCCCTTTGTGAAAGGATCAAATCACGCCCACGGAGGGCCCTAATCCCTAGCGTCGAGCTACCAGTTGCTTCGTGAGTTCCTGGGCCGCCTTCTCCAGATCCATCGCGAGCCACTTGCATACTTCTCTGCCGTCTCTCTGGCCCATTCCCCGGAGCATCCCCTCGTGGTAGACCCTGTGCTCCCCCACATCCCCTGCCACCAGATAGGTAAAGTAGTAGGGGCTGGTCCTCGACCAGAGATCCTCAATGATTTCTAAGAGGATCGGCATGTTCGCACTCCGGTAGATGGTGTGGTGGAATTCTCTGTTCTTGTTGAGATAGACTTCCCGGTCTCCTGTGACGACCATCTCATCCAGGAGCCGCTCCAGGGTCTGGATTGTTTCAAGACTAGGATTTTCGGCAGCCTTCTCAGCCGCCATACACTCGAGATTGATGCGAATGCGGAGGAGTTCGTTGAGATCGTCAACAGAGAGTCTTCTTACACTGAGCCTCCGGTTTTTCATTATTGAAACCAGATTCTTGGCTTCCAGTGCCCTGAGTGCCTGCCTGACTGGCATCAGGCTGACCCCCAGTTGTTCGGCCAGTTCCGTAATGGTAATCTGGGTCCCAGGGGAGAGCTTTCCCGAGATAATCGCTCTCAGCAGTTCGTTATAGACGGTTTTCTCAAGAGTGGAGTGGCTGACTGAGGCAAGATCATTCAGAGCCATGATACGGTCCATGGTGCTAAGGTGTTATGTTTGCCGGTGCAGGTTGTTTTGATATTGAACATTTGATCAAATATCAAAGCCTTTGTCAAATAGCGAATCGCCGGACTGAAGACCGTTTCGAGCCATAGTGAGAGAATATCGGCTTGATGCGGGCTTTTTCCCGCCATTTGGCTGGAAAACCGCCTTTCAGACCTGAGGCGGCGCACAGGGCCGGCCCGCTGGAGTCAAAAAGAATCCAAGATCAGGCCCGGCTTTTGATTTGGTAACAGTGGAGATTTTACGTGCAGCCGAGACGAGTGGAAGAGAGACTGAAAAAGAGAGTGCTTTTGTCAGCTATTCGCTCCTGACGGGCCGAGGTGCGTCCAGATCGGCCGAGTTGGCGTTTGACAGAAAATTTGATATTTGATCAAATATTAGAACATGCTGTTTCTGGTGAACCAAGACCCAAGGAGGTAAGGAGGTGCGGAATGAGTGAGCTTTTGGAGGAATTGGGAAGAGAAGTTCAGATAGGAGAGGTGAATAGGGTCAAAGAACTGATAAGCAGGGCGATAGATCAGGGCTTGACGGCGATGGACATCCTGGAAAAATCGCTGCGCCCTGCCATGGAAGAGGTGGGGAGAAAGTTTGAGACCCTCGAGATCTACCTCCCGGAGATGCTTCAGGCAGCCGACGCGATGACGGCAGGGGTTGAGATCCTGCGGCCCTATCTTGCCTCCGGTGGGGGTGAGCAGAGAAAGGGCCGGATTATCCTCGGGACGGTCCAAGGGGATGTCCACAAAATCGGAAAGGACATTGTCCGGATCATGTTGGAAGGGGCCGGCTTTGAGGTCTTTGACCTGGGTCACGATGTGTCGGTGAGCACCTTCG
This window harbors:
- a CDS encoding branched-chain amino acid ABC transporter permease, which encodes MHVIIDQLINGLMLSCTYALIGVGFSLFFGALNVIHFAHGDVCIAGAFLTLAVHGILVKLGITQVLSPWEITAITLILGVLATSFFGVLVERVAIRPFRKAPILIVLVATVAMGIIIREGIKNFYPTGANPQSFPKMLPEKIIQVAGIRLSYENILIFLFTIVLIGALFLFIKKTRLGLAIRAISQSGDVALMMGINLNKTVVATFFIGSALGAVAGIMNGLYFGGTRFDLGLLFGVKGFSVAVVGGLGNVYGAVMGGLVFGLMETFAMAFIPQGTSWKEFIAFSIVVLFLIFRPRGIVGERVVEKV
- a CDS encoding branched-chain amino acid ABC transporter substrate-binding protein, with the translated sequence MRKKTLLLFLCFAVATAFAAPGAVLAKKVVKLGFIGPFSGGSAYEGLGAKNCFDLAVKQANASGKYKYKYKVIFLDDESTPATGVGAALKLTSDPKVIAACGHWNSPVAFATIHIFHRFKMPFMIWACMHPDLTKQGYPEITRISSTLDVENKDLAAFVVGKLGYKRWSIISDPTVYGVANAENFGQAVKKNGGEVVSTDFAPVGTQDFRPILTKIQELNPDAIYSGNVVMEGALIRVQMKKMGMDFLYAANSGLYPKKFFEVTKDASEGTIVTKPGIAMEKLKAWKPFKKAYDEQGYKEPAGWYSLYAYDAANILMNAIEKVGPDREKVTQEIRKTVYDGLTGHITFNEDGQNVHTGNVIYVAQDGDWKIWEESDYATGKRKLPPIRSK
- a CDS encoding GntR family transcriptional regulator, translating into MALNDLASVSHSTLEKTVYNELLRAIISGKLSPGTQITITELAEQLGVSLMPVRQALRALEAKNLVSIMKNRRLSVRRLSVDDLNELLRIRINLECMAAEKAAENPSLETIQTLERLLDEMVVTGDREVYLNKNREFHHTIYRSANMPILLEIIEDLWSRTSPYYFTYLVAGDVGEHRVYHEGMLRGMGQRDGREVCKWLAMDLEKAAQELTKQLVARR
- a CDS encoding corrinoid protein — translated: MSELLEELGREVQIGEVNRVKELISRAIDQGLTAMDILEKSLRPAMEEVGRKFETLEIYLPEMLQAADAMTAGVEILRPYLASGGGEQRKGRIILGTVQGDVHKIGKDIVRIMLEGAGFEVFDLGHDVSVSTFVEKAEELQPDIVGMSALMTTTMQNIPRVMSALEDSGLRQKMKVIVGGAPVLPEWAEEIGADGYGENAVEAVNISKKLVG